Part of the Halostella litorea genome is shown below.
AAGACGAAGCCGACGCCGACGACGGAGGCGACCGCGAACACGCTGATCGGGACGACCGTCAGCAGGTCGACCGCGAGGCTCCGGTCCGTCGTCAGCAACATTAGTGCGAGCACGATCCCGCCCCAGACGAGGCTTTCGAGGACGTTCGCCACGACCTTCGCGCCCATGACGCTCCCGAAGCCGTAGGGGGACATGTACAGCTGTTCGAGCGTCCCCCACTGGGACTCCCGCGTGACGTTCATGGCGAGCCCGAAGTAGGCGGTCAACGACATCGTCCAGAGGAACCAGCCCACGACGAGGCCGTCGAGCGTCGACGACAGGCTCCCGACGCCGCCGACGCTCGACGCGGCGGCCCGCCCGCCGAAGAAGATGACCGCGAAAAAGAGATACACCGAAACGATCTGCGACAGCGTGTTCACAGGGTACCGGACCAGCAGGAGGGCCTTCTTGTAGACCACCGCGCGGAGGAGCGTGAGCCGTCCCGCCGTCCCGCCGTCCGCCGGGGGCGTGCTCACGACCGGTCACCCCCGGTCGCGCCGTCCGTCGGCCGGTCCCCGTCGGTGACGTGCAGGAACACGTCCTCCAGGTCCGGCTCGACCGCGTTCCAGGAGGCCACCGTGCAGTCGGCCGCCCGCAGCGCGTCGACGAGGTCGTAGAACTCGTCGCCGGTCACCCGCGTGACGAACCGCTCTCGGTCGCCCGCACGTCGGAACTCCTCGCCACCGAACTGCCGGCGGATCTCGCGGCGGAGCGGCTCCGGGAGCGCGTCGTCGACGGTGACCTCGTAGGCGCGGGTCCGGAACAGGTCGAGCAGGTTCTCGACGGTGTCGTCGGCGACGATCCCGCCCTCGTTCATGATGACGACCCGGTCGCAGACGGCCTGGACCACGTCCATGTCGTGGCTCGAGAGGACGACGGTCGTCCCCTCGCCGTCGACCAGCCGGCGCAGTTCCCGCCGGAGTTCGACCGAACTCTCGACGTCGAGGCCGAGGGTCGGCTCGTCCAGAAACACCACGTCGCCGCCGCGGGCGAGCGTCGCCGCCAGCGACGTCTTCTGTTTCATCCCACGCGAGAGGTCCCGGACGGCCTCGTCGGCCTTGTCGGCGAGGCCGAACTGCTCCAGCAGGGCGTCGTGCCGGTCGGCGAGCGCGTCGGGACGCTGGCCACCGAGGGCGGCGAAAAACCGGAGGTTCTCCCGGACGGTGAGCCGCCAGTACACGTTGCGCGCGCCCTCCAGCATCGCGCCGGCGGTGCGGTAGGCGGCGCGGGGGTTCGCGGCCACGTCGTGTCCGGAGAGCCTGACCGTGCCGTCGGTCGGCTCTATCAGCCCGAGCATCGACTTGATCGCGGTCGTCTTGCCGGCCCCGTTCGGCCCGAGGATCCCGACGGCGGTCCCGGGGGCGACGTCGAGGTCGATCCCGTCGACGGCCCGGACCGTCGACCCGCCGTCGCCGTACACCTTCGTCAGGTTCCGCACCGAGACTGCGGGGGTGCCGTCGGGGTCCGCCCCGCCGCTCCCGTCCGCGTCGCTTCCGTCGTCGGCCCGCGGGGACGTTGCTTCGCTCGACATGCACCTCACTGGCGGGGGCCGCTCATTAACGCTTTCCGGAACGGTCTTTCAGTTAATCTTCTGACACGTTCGGCGATCCGGTACCGACATGTTCGGGGCGGCCGTTCGCCCGGCCATGGCCGAAGACGCGACAGGTGGCGCCGACGCGGACGACGAACGTGGGCGGGCCGACGACGGCCCGGCGAAAACGGACCCGACAGACGCGTTCGACGCCCTCGGCGACGGGACCCGACTGACGATAGTCGAGGCGCTCGCCGACCACCGGCGACGGAACTGGGAGTGGGTCGGCCTCTCGTTTAGCGACCTCCGGAAGGCCGTCGGCGTGCGGGACGCCGGCCGGTTCAACTACCACCTGGACGAGTTGCGCGACACGTTCGTGGTGAAGGAGGGCGACGAGTACGTGGCGACCACGGCCGCTATGGAGGTCGCCGGGGCCGTCCGGGCGGGGACTTACACCGAGAGCAGGCGGTTTCGGGAGGAACTCGACCGGGCGTGTCCCGCCTGCGGGAGCGGTCTCGTCGCGGAGTACCGCCGCGGGACGCTTCTGGTCACCTGCCCGGACCACGGCACCGTCTTCGCCAACAGCGTCCCCGGCGGCGCGGTCGCCGACCGCGACCCGTCGACGGTGCTCGCGCTGGCCGACATGAAGGCCCGCCACGACCTTGAACGCGCGCGACGCGGGGCCTGCGTCCACTGCTGGGGGGACGTGTCGACGACGATGCCGGCCGAGCCGCCGGAGAGCGAGTCCGAGCAGGTCTTCGCGCGGCTGTCGTGTGCCGACTGCGGGATGGTGTTTTGTGTCCCTGCAGCGGCCTGTGTCGTCGAGCACCCCGCGGTCGTCGCCTTCTACTACGACCGGGGCGTCGACATCCGCGACCGGAGCTACCTCGATCTGGAGTTTCTGACCGCCGAAAACGGCGTCGTCGTGAGCGAGGACCCCGTCCGGGTCCGCGTCGACGTGGAACTCGACGACGACAGGCTGGAGCTCCTGCTCGATGGGGCAGCGTCGGTTGTCAAAGTGGCTGGACCCTGATTACTGCAGTCGCTCGGTCGTCTCGACGAGCGGGTGGCGGGCGTAGTCGACCACCTCCACGTCCGAGAGGCTCTCGAGGCCCTCCTCGTCGGCGGTACGCTCCATGCCGAGCGTCACGTCGTCGTCGACGACGATGACGTACGCGTCCATCTCGCCGAGGTCGAGCCGGTCGGCCGCGAGCACGCGGTGGTGGCCGTCGGCAAGCAGGAGCGTCCCGTTGTTGTCGATGACGACGAGCGGCTCCGCGAGGCCACGCTCCAGTTCGTAGCGCCGCCCCTCCAGTTCGTCGGCGTACACCCGGCCCTGCGTCGGGACCAGTTCGTCGAGCGGGACCTCGCGGCGCTCCTCCCGGAGGTCGATGCCGTGGATGTTCTCCAGGGTCCGCCGGAGCTTGCCCACCTTCTCCGGCGTCGCCCGCTCGATGTGGCTTCGGATCACGTCGGCGTTGCTGATGATGCCGACGAGGTTGCCGGCGTCGTCGACGACCGGGAGCTTCTGGATGCCCGACCGCAGGATGACGCGGGCGGCGTCGGTCACCTTCATCTCCGGATGGGCGACGATGAGGTCGTCGGTCATCACCGTGAAGATGGGGGCGTCGTCGTCCGCCAGCAGGAGGTCCCGCGCGGTGATGAACCCCTCGACCCGCCGGCGGTCCGTCACCGGGAACCCGGAGTGTTCGTCGCTCGCCGCGATCCGCTCGGAGACGGTCCCGACGGAGTCGTCGGGCGATACCGTCGCCACGTCGCGGGTCATGTACTCCCGCACTCGGGCCCTGCCCTCGGCGTCGCTCATGACGGACCGGAGGGTCGCGCGGCCCAAAAACCCCGCGTTGGGCGGTCGCGCCGCCCCGGCTCCGCCCGCTCAGGGGTCGGCGTCGTCCGGCGGTTCGGCCTCGCCGTCGCCGACGTACGGGAACGCCGCGTCCACGTCGGGGAGAAACGAGCTCTCGCGGTCGAGCCGCCGTTCGCGCACCGCGTCGAAGAACCGGTCGGTGACCACGTCGCGGACGACGGCCTCCAGCCGCTCGTCGCCCTCCACCTCGCCGATGACGCCGAGCGGAATCTGGGCGCCGGCCATGTCGGCGTGCCCGCCCGCGCTCCCGATCCGGTCGAACGCCGTCCGGAGCGTCGCCCCGAGGTCCAGGTCCGAGCCGCGGGTGCGGGCCGAGACGTAGACGACGCCGCCGTCGTACCCGTAGACGACGGTGGTGTGGACGCCGTCCATGTCCAGCAGCCTGTCGGCGGCCTGGGCGAGCGCGTCGCGCTCGGCGACTTCGCCGACGCAGGAGCAGAGGACGCCGTCGTCGACCTCGCGGTTGCGGATCGCGGCGGCGACCGTCTCGAACGTCTCCGGGTCGACGCTCGGCGACTCGACGCGCTCCAGCACGCCGTCGTCCGCGTGGGGCAACAGCGCCGCCGCCGCCTCGAAGTCCGCGGCCGACACCTCCCTGCTGAAGTCGGCGGTGTCGATCCGGATGCCGTACAGGAGCGCCGTCGCGACCGTCCGGTCGATCCCCACGCCGAACTGCCGGAGGTAGCCGGTCAGCAGCGTGCTGGTCGCGCCCACGTCGCTCCGCAGGTCGACGAACTTCGCCTCGACCGGCGCGCGGGGCGGGTGGTGGTCGATGACCACGTCGACGGGCGTCCCCTCCGGGAGCTGGTCGTTGACCCCCGGCTGGGAGTGGTCGACCAGGGCGATCCCGCCGAACACGGAGACGTCGTCCCCGGGGCCGAGTTGCCGCAGGTCGAGTTCGAGCAGGTTCACGAGCGCCCGGTTCTCCTGGTGGCTTATCTCGCCGTAGTAACAGACCACCGTCTCGACGCCGACGGCGGCCGCGATCCGGGACAGCGCGACCGCGCTGGCGATGGCGTCGGGGTCCGGGTTGTCGTGCATGACGACTGCGAGCGTCCCGTCGATCCGCCGGAGCGTCCGCCGCAGGCGGCGCGACTGGACGCCCGCCTCGCTGGCGACGAGGTCAACGACGTGCGCCGCCGTCGCCGTCCCGGGGTCGACGACCGAGTCGACGGCCGCCTCGATGGCCGCCCTGTCCGCCGGCGTCGCGCCGACCCCGACGTAGGCCAGCCGGAACGCGTCGGGGTACAGCTCCCGTGCGAGTTCCGCCGCCGCGACGTTCCTCCGCGGGTCGTCGCCGGCGACGACGACGGTGTCCGCCTCGGGCGCGATCTCGGAGACGGCCGCCGCGTCGGTCGGGTCCGCCCGCCGCGCCGGGACGCCGTCCTCGCGGAGCGTCTGCACGTGGTCGCGGTCGGAACAGACGACGTTCAGCTCCCCGTCCCGGTCCGCCACCGACTCGATGAGACGCCGCCCGACGGACCCACACCCCAGCAGTAGCCGGGATACCATACGCTCACTCTCGGCTCCGACGGTTAAAACGTAGCGCTACGGGCGGGCGGCGATGCGAGAAGCGGAAACCGGGTCAACGCGGGTCGAAACGGGTCGACGGACCGGTCAGGGCAGCAGCGTCGTCGCCGCGTCGACCGCCGTCGAGGAGACGGGGCCGAACGCGGGCAGCAGCGCGACCGTCACGACGGCCGCGACCACGATGGCCGCGTACAGCCCGACCGGCTGACTCCGGATGCCGATGCTCGCGACGTCGTCGCCGGGGTCCTCGATCCAGAGGGCCTTGACGACCCGCGAGTAGTAGTACAGCGACAGCGCGCTGTTTATCGCGCCGATAGCGGCCAGCCACCAGAAGCCGGCGTTGACCGCGCCCATGAACAGGATGTACTTGCTGGCGAAGCCGCCGAAGGGCGGCAGGCCGGCGAGGCTGAACATGAACACCGTCATCGCGAGCGAGGCGACCGGCGCGCGGGCGGCCAGTCCGTTGAAGTCCTCGAACGTGCGGCCCACGTCCCAGTATTCGGTCAGCGCGATGAACAGGAACGCGCCGGTGTTCATGAAGCCGTAGACGAGCAGGTGCATCATCCCGGCCCCGAGCACGAGTTCGCTGTTCGGCCCGGTGATCGCCGCGAGCCCGATGAGCGCGTAGCCGGCGTGCCCGACCGAGGAGTACGCGAGCATGCGCTTGACCTCGTCCTGGGTCGCCGCCGCGAAGTTGCCCAGCGTCATCGTCACCACCGCGAGGATCTGGATCGCGAACACCCAGTCGATCCCCATGTCGAGGAACGCGTCGACCGGGAACGCGACCGTGAACACGCGGAACGCGACGACGAAGCCGGCGGCCTTCGACGCCGAGGAGAGGAACGCGCTGATCGGCGCTGGCGCGCCCTCGTATGCCTCCGGCGCCCAGAAGTGGAACGGCACGCTGGCGGTCTTGAACGCGATCCCGCCCAGCACCAGCAACACGCCGACGCCGAGCACG
Proteins encoded:
- a CDS encoding ABC transporter permease codes for the protein MSTPPADGGTAGRLTLLRAVVYKKALLLVRYPVNTLSQIVSVYLFFAVIFFGGRAAASSVGGVGSLSSTLDGLVVGWFLWTMSLTAYFGLAMNVTRESQWGTLEQLYMSPYGFGSVMGAKVVANVLESLVWGGIVLALMLLTTDRSLAVDLLTVVPISVFAVASVVGVGFVFAGLAMVYKRVENVTQLMQFVLIALIAAPVSEVAVVRLLPLSQGSAMLQLAMRDGVHLWEFSAANLALLVGTGVGYAALGYAVFAYCTGVARRRGVMGDY
- a CDS encoding ABC transporter ATP-binding protein, giving the protein MSSEATSPRADDGSDADGSGGADPDGTPAVSVRNLTKVYGDGGSTVRAVDGIDLDVAPGTAVGILGPNGAGKTTAIKSMLGLIEPTDGTVRLSGHDVAANPRAAYRTAGAMLEGARNVYWRLTVRENLRFFAALGGQRPDALADRHDALLEQFGLADKADEAVRDLSRGMKQKTSLAATLARGGDVVFLDEPTLGLDVESSVELRRELRRLVDGEGTTVVLSSHDMDVVQAVCDRVVIMNEGGIVADDTVENLLDLFRTRAYEVTVDDALPEPLRREIRRQFGGEEFRRAGDRERFVTRVTGDEFYDLVDALRAADCTVASWNAVEPDLEDVFLHVTDGDRPTDGATGGDRS
- a CDS encoding winged helix-turn-helix domain-containing protein; the encoded protein is MAEDATGGADADDERGRADDGPAKTDPTDAFDALGDGTRLTIVEALADHRRRNWEWVGLSFSDLRKAVGVRDAGRFNYHLDELRDTFVVKEGDEYVATTAAMEVAGAVRAGTYTESRRFREELDRACPACGSGLVAEYRRGTLLVTCPDHGTVFANSVPGGAVADRDPSTVLALADMKARHDLERARRGACVHCWGDVSTTMPAEPPESESEQVFARLSCADCGMVFCVPAAACVVEHPAVVAFYYDRGVDIRDRSYLDLEFLTAENGVVVSEDPVRVRVDVELDDDRLELLLDGAASVVKVAGP
- a CDS encoding CBS domain-containing protein gives rise to the protein MSDAEGRARVREYMTRDVATVSPDDSVGTVSERIAASDEHSGFPVTDRRRVEGFITARDLLLADDDAPIFTVMTDDLIVAHPEMKVTDAARVILRSGIQKLPVVDDAGNLVGIISNADVIRSHIERATPEKVGKLRRTLENIHGIDLREERREVPLDELVPTQGRVYADELEGRRYELERGLAEPLVVIDNNGTLLLADGHHRVLAADRLDLGEMDAYVIVVDDDVTLGMERTADEEGLESLSDVEVVDYARHPLVETTERLQ
- a CDS encoding DHH family phosphoesterase gives rise to the protein MVSRLLLGCGSVGRRLIESVADRDGELNVVCSDRDHVQTLREDGVPARRADPTDAAAVSEIAPEADTVVVAGDDPRRNVAAAELARELYPDAFRLAYVGVGATPADRAAIEAAVDSVVDPGTATAAHVVDLVASEAGVQSRRLRRTLRRIDGTLAVVMHDNPDPDAIASAVALSRIAAAVGVETVVCYYGEISHQENRALVNLLELDLRQLGPGDDVSVFGGIALVDHSQPGVNDQLPEGTPVDVVIDHHPPRAPVEAKFVDLRSDVGATSTLLTGYLRQFGVGIDRTVATALLYGIRIDTADFSREVSAADFEAAAALLPHADDGVLERVESPSVDPETFETVAAAIRNREVDDGVLCSCVGEVAERDALAQAADRLLDMDGVHTTVVYGYDGGVVYVSARTRGSDLDLGATLRTAFDRIGSAGGHADMAGAQIPLGVIGEVEGDERLEAVVRDVVTDRFFDAVRERRLDRESSFLPDVDAAFPYVGDGEAEPPDDADP
- a CDS encoding NADH-quinone oxidoreductase subunit N, translating into MAAYELPTWAALAPALILAATSLVLLVVDSIDPDSSNRPALAGTATAGSLLALAVTGWYLMAGVGDPNGRGVIELFGGQLVVDQASLLFTFIFTSVTSMVTVASYDYLRDHSYQAEYYSLIMLAATGMATMASATSLATVFVSFELLSLSSYALVAFLKENRGSVEAGLKYFLVGALSSAVFVYGISLVYAVTGSLELAAVAEAAAGTELVGVLGVGVLLVLGGIAFKTASVPFHFWAPEAYEGAPAPISAFLSSASKAAGFVVAFRVFTVAFPVDAFLDMGIDWVFAIQILAVVTMTLGNFAAATQDEVKRMLAYSSVGHAGYALIGLAAITGPNSELVLGAGMMHLLVYGFMNTGAFLFIALTEYWDVGRTFEDFNGLAARAPVASLAMTVFMFSLAGLPPFGGFASKYILFMGAVNAGFWWLAAIGAINSALSLYYYSRVVKALWIEDPGDDVASIGIRSQPVGLYAAIVVAAVVTVALLPAFGPVSSTAVDAATTLLP